The genome window TGTCCAGGGGCAGGGACAGGGGCGTTTCCTTGGGCATGGGGCAGATGCCGGGCTCGAACCAGGCGTCGAAGCGGAAGGTGGAACCCTTGCCCACGGTGCTTTCCAGGGTGATTTCCCCGCCCATGAGCGCGATGAGGTTCTTGCAGATGGCCAGGCCCAGGCCCGTGCCGCCGTATTCGCGCGTGGTCTGGCTGAAGCTCTGGAAGATGGTCTCCATGAACTCCTTGGGAATGCCGATGCCCGTGTCCTCCACCTCGAAGACGGCTCCCAGGGGGCGGTCATGGGTGTTTTCACGGGCAGGCGCGGGCAGGACCCGGACCTTGATGCCGCCCTTGTGCGTGAACTTGATGGCATTGCCCACCAGGTTGACCAGGATCTGGCGCAGGCAGACCGGGTCGCCCTTGACGCAGGCGGGCACGTCCGCACCGATCTCCAGCTCCAGGGAAAGGCCCTTTTGCACGGCCTGGACCTCCAGGCCCTTGATGGTGGAGCCCAGGTGCTGCGCCAGGTCGAAATCCGTGCGGTCCAGCTCCAGCTTGCGGGCCTCGATCTTGGTCAGGTCCAGGATGTCGTTGATGATGGACAGCAGGTGCTCGGCCGAATCCTTGACCGTGCGCAGGTAGTCGCGCTGGTCCTCGGTGAGCTCGGTCTGCAGGGTGATGTCGGTCATGCCGACGATGGCGTTCATGGGGGTGCGGATCTCGTGGCTCATGGCCGCCAGGAATTCGCTCTTGGCCCGGTTGGCGGTTTCCGCGGCCTCGCGCGCCTCCTCGAGCTGGGTCATGAACATCTTGCGGTCCGTGATGTCGTCCCAGGCCCAGATGATGCCCTTGTCCAGGTCGTTGGGGTCCACGGCCTTCGCGTACATCTTGCACCAGACCTCGCTGCCGTCCTTGGTGGTGAAGACCTGCTCGGTGTTGTATTCGCGGCTCATGGCCAGGGTGTCCTTGGCCTTGGCGATGAAGTCCTCCAACCCCTGGCCCGGCAGGATCCGCCCCGGGTCCATGCCGATGAATTCCTCGGGCTCGTAGCCGAAGGTTTCGGCCCCCCGGCGGTTGATGGCCGAAAAGTGGCGGCCCCTGGTCATGGCGATGCCCACCAGGCTGTTCTCCAGGATGGCCTCGAGCTTGTCCAGGGTCTGGCGCAGCTCGTTTTCCGACTCCTTGCGCACGCTGATGTCGCGCACGTTGGCCAGGATGGCGTCCTGTTTCTTGTAGGTGATGCGGTTCATGTAGATTTCGACGTCAAACTCCACGCCGTCAAAGGGCCTGCGGACCTTCCACTCGAAGAAATGGGGCTCGCCGTTGACCACGCGGGTCCAGACCTTGGGCAGCCGGTGCACCGGATTGGTGGGGCTGGACATGTCCCGTATTATGGAAAGGTTCAGGGCCTGTTCGCGGGTGACCGCGAACATGGTCAGCATGCGTTCGTTCACGTCCAGGATGGTGCCGTCCTCGCGGTGGAGGATGATGGCGTCGTGGGCGCTGTCAAAGACGGTGCGCAGCACGCTCTCTGATTCCTGGAGCTCTGCGGTGCGTTCGTTGACGCGGCTTTCCAGGGAGCTGTGGGCCTTGCGCAGGCTGGCCTCGGCCTGGTGGCGGCGGGCCGTGTTGATGACCAGCGCGATGATGATCAGCATTTGGACCGCGCCGAGGGCGACGCCGCCGATGACCAGGTGCTTGTGTTCGCTGTAGAAGCTGCGCGGCCGGTTGCTGATGATGCTGTCCGGGGGCAGGGAGGCCAGGCTGATGCCGAAGCGCCGCAGCTGGTTGTAGTCGAACATGGTGCGGGTCTCGCCCACGGTGTTCACCGGGATGCTGTCGGGCTTGTGGCCGGAGAGCACCAGCAGGGCGAGCTGGGCCATGCTCTGGCCCTGATCGTAGCCGCTGATGAGCTTGCCGCCCACGATGCCGTGGGAGAGCTGGCTCTGGGCCAGCCCGTAGACCGGGGAGTGGCTGCGTTTGGAAAGCATTTCCGAGACGACGCCGTCGTCAAAGAAGTTGCCCTGGCTGTCCCGGAAATAGACGCCCATGAGCACGATGCTGTGCTCGGGCAATTTTTTCACCATTTTCAGGAGTTCGTGCATGGGCACGTCCGGGGAATAGGTGATGCGTACGCCCGGCGCGTATCCGTCCAGCTGGCGGCGGATGGTTTCGGCCCAGGCTTCGCCGCTGGGGGTGTGATCGTTGACGATGAAGATTTCCCGGGTCTTGGGGTGCAGGGTCAGGGCCAGGTCCAGGGTGCCCCGGGCATCGATGATTTCGGCAACGCCCGTGAACAGGGGAAAGCCCTCCAGCTGCTCGGGCCGGAAGAAGTTGACCCCGCAGAAAACCACGGGAACGCCGGGGAACAGCTCGTCGTGATAGGCGCGCATGAATTCGTAGGCGTTGTTGTCCGAGGCCAGGATCAGGTCCAGGTTCTCGGATTCGTACTTGTGGGAATAGACGTCCAGGAGTTGGAGCTTGTAGGACTCGGTGAACGCCACCCGCTTGGTGTCCATGTTCTCCACCATGAGCTTGATGCCCGTCTCCTGGGGGCGGAACACGTCGGTGATCCCCTCCAGGACTTCCTGTTGCCAGGGCAGGGTCTGGTGGTAGGAGCAGAACAGCAGGACGCGCTGCTTGGCGTTTTTGCCGCGCGCGGCCTGGCTTGGCGCGGGGATAAGCGCGGCAAGCACAAAGAGGGCGGCAAAAAGGGGCGCAAGGCGTATGAGCGGGCGCGTTTTCAGGTGCATTTCGAGTACTCGTGGTTATATTCTGGAACTTCCCTAACAAAAGCACATGCTTTTTGCCACAACAAACACGGGTTTCCCGCTGCGGACAGGAAAAAGAGGCAGTTTTCCGCTCTTTTGACTCAAGTCATACCGGCGTGTGCGCGGTTGGCCTAGGTATGGGACGTCAAGACATTGAACGACCCACAACCATAAAGGAGCCAACCATGTATTGTTACCAGTGTGAGCAGACCGCCAAGGGCCAAGCCTGCACCAAGATCGGCGTTTGCGGCAAGCAGCCCGAGGTGGCCGCGTTGCAGGACCTGCTGGTCTACGCCCTCCAGGGCCTTTCCCTGGTGGCTGTCGAGGCCCGCAGGGCGGGCGTCAACGACGAGGCCGCCAACGTGTTCACGGCCAAGGCCATGTTCTCCACCCTGACCAACGTGAACTTCGACCCCGAGCGGTTCCTGCCCCTGTTGCGTGACTGCGTGACATATCGCGAAGACCTCAAGGCCGCCCTGGCCGCCAAGGGCGTCACCCCGGCCTGGAATGAAGCCGCCGGTTTTGTCCCGGCCCCGGACCTGGCGGGCCTGGTCGCCCAGGGCCAAGCCCACGGCATTGAAAAGGACCCCGAGCCCAATGCGGACATCAAGTCCCTGAAGCAGACCGTGATCTACGGCATCAAGGGCGTCGCCGCATACCTGGACCACGCCGAGATCCTGGGCCAGTCCGATGATTCGGTCTATGCCTCCATTCAGGAACTGCTGGCCGACACCCTGCGTCTGGACCTGGATCTGGGCGCCTGGGTCCAGCGCGCCCTGGACTGCGGCAACGCCAACATCCGGGCCATGGAACTGCTGGATGCGGGCAACACCGGCGCCTACGGGCACCCCGAGCCCACCCGGGTCCCGCTGGGGGCCAGGGCCGGCAAGGCCATCCTGATCTCCGGGCACGACCTCAGGGACCTGGAACTGCTGCTCCAACAGACCGAAGGAACGGGCGTCAACATCTATACCCACGGGGAGATGCTGCCCTGCCACGGCTATCCGGAACTCAAGAAATACGGCCACTTCCATGGGCATTACGGCACGGCCTGGCAGAACCAGCTCAAGGAGTTCTCCGAATTCCCGGGAGCCATTCTCATGACCACCAACTGCATCCAGAAGCCGTCCGGCGCATACATGGACAACATCTTCACCACCGGCCTGGTGGGCTGGCCTGGCGTGGTCCACCTCGAGGACAAGGATTTCGGTCCGGTCATCAAGAGGGCGCGGGAACTGCCCGGTTTTGCGGGGGATACGGACAAGGGTTCCGTCATGGTCGGCTTTGGCCGCAACGCGGTCATGAATGTGGCCGGGACCGTGATCGATGCGGTCAAGGGCGGGGCCATCCGCCACTTCTTCCTGGTGGCCGGGTGCGACGGGGCCAAGCCGGGCCGCAACTACTACACCGAGTTCGTGGAAAAGGTGCCCGAAGACTGCGTGGTGCTGACCCTGGCCTGCGGCAAGTTCCGCTTCTTCGACAAGCAGTTGGGCGACATCGGGGGCATTCCCCGCCTGCTGGATGTGGGCCAGTGCAACGACGCCTATTCCGCAGTGAAGATCGCCCTGGCCCTGGCCGAGGCCTTTGAGTGCGGTGTCAATGACCTGCCCCTGTCCCTGGTGCTTTCCTGGTACGAGCAGAAGGCTGTGGCCATCCTGCTTTCCCTGCTGGCCCTGGGCGTCAAGGACATCCGCCTCGGCCCCAGCCTCCCGGCATTCCTGACCCCCAACGTCCTGAACCATCTGGTGGAGCATTACGACATCAAGCCCATCACCACGCCGGATGAGGACCTGAAGACCATCCTCGGTTAGCTGACAGAAATGAAAAAGCCGGGCTTCGCGGCCCGGCTTTCGTCACCCCAAGGCTGAGCGGAAGCATTGCTTTTTGGCTCGGTTCCTGGTGTTGAAATCGGCGAAAAAGGGCCGAAAAAAATGATTCAGCGGAATAAATGAAGCCGTTAGAACGTGAATTAGAGAAAAGCTATAGAATTTATACACTTTCTGTAGCTTTTGCCGCGTAGGCTGAATTGTATGGAGAAAAAGAAAGGCCCGCTCCACAGGGAGCGGGCCTTGTCGTTATTGCGCGTTGCCGACCAGCGTTTTCTTCTTCATGAGCGGCTTGCCGATGCCGAAGCGATTCAGCACGGCCTTCATGCCGTTGGTGGAGTCGGGGGTTCCCCGGTGATTGACCACCACCCGGTACCAGGTTCCCTTGCTGGTTTCGGCCGTCTGGATGGCCGTGTTCAGTCCTGCTCCGGCCAGCTTGGCCCGCAGGTCCGCAGCCATGTCCTCCTTGCGGAAGGACGCGGCCTGGTACACGTAGTCGTAGATTTTCTCGCCCGTTTTGGGTGCGGCGACCTTGGCGGCTTCCTTGGGAGCCTGGGCGGGCACCGGCTTGGGCGGCTTGACCTGCTGCGCCGGGGTCACGGCCTGGGGCTCTTCCTGCCGCGGGCGTTCGGCCGGCTGCTGGGTCAGGGTCTCAGGATATGTCAGATCCTGGGCCGTGAGCACCTTGACCGGTTCCGTGGCGTTGGTCACCAGGGCGCCGTGCTCCTGCTTGGGCATGATCTGGGCCAGGGGCGGCACGTTCTGCTCGGGCCGGTAGCCGCGCCCCACCAGCAGGCCCAGGATGAAGAACAGGGTCAGGGCCACCAGGGCGCTGCCCACGGCCGTGATCATGCCGGGCATGGTCACGGTGAAGGTCCAGGTTTTCTGTTCGCCAGGTATTTTGGGCATACGCACGCTGTATTTCTTTTCGGTTCCCGCCATGAATCCCCTCCGGACGGTTCGGTTACATGCGCTCCGGTGCGCTGACCCCCAGCAGGGCCAGACCGTTGCGGATCACGCCGGCCACGCTGTCCAGCAGCATGAGGCGCGAGGCGCACACTGCCGGTTCTGCCGACAGCACATGACAGTTTGTATAGTATCTATGAAGGGTTGAGGCAAGGTCTCGCAGGTAAATACTGATGATGTGCGGGCTTTCGCCTCGCGCCGCGGCCTCCACGAAGTCCGGGTACTGGTCCAGGAGCCGGAGGATTTCCAGGTCGTTTTCCGTGTCCAGCAGGGTCAGGGCCTCCGGGGTGACGTCGGCCATTTTCGCCTGCTGTTCCGCTGCCTTGCGCAGCATGGAGCAGATGCGGGCATGGGCGTACTGGACATAGTAGACCGGGTTGTCCATGGACTTCTGCTTGACCAGTTCCAGGTCGAAATCCAGGCCCGAATCGGACTTGCGGGAAAGGAACATGAACCGGGCCGCATCCGAGCCAACTTCGTCCACCACGTCCTTGAGGGTCTCGAACTGGCCGGCGCGGGTGCTCATGGCGATGGGCTGGCCGTCGCGCAGCAGGTTGACCAGGTTGACCAGGATCACGGCGAGCTGGCCCTTGCGGCCGATGGCCTCGCAGGCGGCCATCATGCGCGGGATGTACCCGTGATGGTCCGCACCCCAGATGTCGATGACATGGTCGAAGCCGCGCTTGAACTTGTTGTCGTGGTAGGCGATGTCCGAGGCGAAATAGGTGGTGTCCCCATTGGATTTGCGCAGCACGCGGTCCTTGTCGTCGCCGAACTCGGTGGCCCGGAACCAGAACGCGCCGTCCTGGTCGAAGCCCAGGCCGGACTTGCGCAGGTCGCCGAAGGTCTCATCCACCATGCCGTCGTCCACCAGGCTCTTTTCCGAGAACCAGACGTCGTGGCGCACGCCAAAGGCCTTGAGGTCTTCCTTGATGCCTTCCAGGATGATGTCCTTGCCGATGACCTTGCAGATCTCGGCGGCTTCGGCCTCGTCCTTTTCCAGGAGGTCCGGGTGCTGCTCCAGCACGGTGCGGGCGATGTCCTTGATGTATTCGCCCCTGTAGTAGTCCTCGGGTTCGGCCGGGTTCAGGCCCTTGATCTCCTTGGCCCGGTAGAGGATGGAACCGCCCAGGATGAGCATCTGGCGGCCCGCGTCGTTGACGTAGTATTCGGCCTCAACCTCGTAGCCGGCCTTTTCCAGGATGCGGCAGAGGCTGTCGCCCAGGGCGGCGCCCCGGCCGTGGCCGATGTGCAGCGGGCCCGTGGGGTTGGCGGAAACGTATTCCACCTGGACGCGGGTTCCCTTGCCCATGTCCGAGGAGCCATAGGCCTCTCCGGCCTCGCGGACCACGGCGATGGTCTCCTGCCAGAAGGAGGGGGCAAAGGTGAAATTCAGGAAACCGGGACCGGCGATGTCCACCTTGGCGATGAGTTCGTCGCCCGCCACGGCGGCGGCGATGTCCTCGGCGATCTGGCGCGGGGCCTTTTTGGCCTGCTTGGCCAGCATCATGGCCACGTTGGCGCTCATGTCGCCGAATTGCTTATCTTTGGGAGGCTCGATGACTGCTTTCTCGGGCCATTCCCAGCCGTTATCGGCCAGGATTTTTTTCAGGGTGCTTTCAAGGTGCAGCTTGGCTCTCATGAGAGGTTATTCTCCTTAATTATTATCGTCGCGGGGCCGCTGTTAGCACCTTTTTTCGCGCAATCCAAGTCTTATTCCGGCCCCGGAAAGCGCCCGGAGGCTTCCCCGTCCGGAAAAGGTCTTCCCGGCAGGCCTGGTTTCCTACGTGGCGGGGCGGCATTTTCCCCCGGCATCCGGAACTTTTCGCGAGTCCCCCGGATGCGGGTGGCGGGCCGGGTTGATCTCTTGAAATAAGGACAACGGCGGGCGGTTCTTAATAATATTAGGCAAATACTGATATAATATTAATTTAATTCCACGAAGAAGGGGCTGCACTTACGGATGCTTCCCATTTTGGCCTGGAGGTGCTATGGGAAATGTCCAAATCTTCATTCAAGGAGTCAACAATATGATCAGAACCATCAGTGCACTCGCCAAGAACCGTCCCGGAGTCCTGGCCGAGATGACGGCCGCGTTCGGTAAATACAATGCAAACATCCGCTCCATGGCGGCGGGCGAAACCGAGAATCCCGAGATCTCGCGGCTCGTGATCCAGGTGGAGGGAGAGGAGGCGGAGATCAACCGCATTACCGACGCCCTGGCCCACATGGAGCCCATCGTGCAGGTGGACGACCTGGCCCGCAAGGAGTTCGTGGACCGTGAGCTGGTGATGATCAAGGTCAACATGTCCAAGGAGAACACCGGCCAGATCATGCAGATTTTCGAGGTTTTCCGCGCCAATGTCATCGGCATGGGCCAGGAGACCATCACCGTGGAGATGGCCGGCGACCAGGAGCGGGTCAACGGCCTGATCAACATGCTGGCCCCCTACGGCATCCGCAGCATGTGCCGTTCCGGTATGATCGCGCTCAAGCGCGGGGACGAATAGCCATGACCGCCAAACGAATTATGAACAGCCTGGACGACATCGTTCAGGCGGTGCTCGACTATGGGGAAACCCCCAAGGTGGCCATTGCCCGCTCGGCCGAGAGCTTCGTGCTCCGCGCCGGCATCCACGCCTATGAGAAGGGCGTGGCCGAGCCCGTGCTGGTGGGCGACATCGAAAAGACCGAGAAGATCGCCGAGGAAAAGGGCCTGGACATCAGCCCGTTCCGCAAGATCCACCTGCCCGACGACGTGCAGGCGGTCATGGAGGCCGTGCGGCTCTTCCGGGAAAAGGAAGTGGCCCTGGTCATGAAGGGGCTCGTTTCCACGGCCACGCTGCTCAAGGCCGTGCTCAACAAGGAGACCGGGGTGCCGCCCAAGACCGGCGTGCTCAGCCATGTGGGCGTCTTCAATTCGCCCACGGACGGCCGCCTCATGTTCCTGACCGACGCGGGCGTGAACATCGACCCCAACCTGCAGCGCAAGGTGGACATCCTCAAGAACGCCATCAACGTGGCCCAGATGCTCGGCATTGAGAAACCGCGCTGCGCCATTCTGGCCGCCACGGAAAAAGTCAATTATCCCGCAATGCCCGCCACCCTGGATGCGGACGTCATCACCAAGATGGCCTCCCAGGGCGAGTTCGGCGAGGCCCGGGTGCACGGCCCCCTTTCCCTGGACCTGGCCGTGAACCCGGACAGCGCCTCCTGCAAGGGCGTGGACGGGCCGGTGGCCGGGTGCGCGGATATCCTGCTCACTCCGGACATCGAAGCGGGCAACATCCTGTACAAGTCGCTGAACTCCTACTGTAAGGTTCCCATGGCCGGTGTGGTCGTCGGCAGCAAGGTTCCCGTGGTGGTGCCTTCCCGCGGCGATTCGGACATGTCCAAGTTCTATTCACTTGCACTCGCTGCGTATCTCGGCATGGAGGCCCAGAAATGAGTCCCGTTTTCGTGATCAATCCCGGTTCCACATCCACCAAGCTCGCCCTGTACGAAGGCTCGGAAGAGATCTTCGAGCGCGAGCTCCAGCACTCCAAGAAAGAGCTCGCCGCCTTCCCCTCCGTGGGCGACCAGAAAGGCTTCCGCATGGACGCCATCCGCAAGGTCCTCGCAGAGGAGAAGGTGGACGGTTCGGCCATGGACGCCATTGCCGGACGCGGGGGCCTGCTGGCTCCGCTCCAGGGCGGCACCTACGAAGTGTCTGACAGAATGATAGACGATCTGCTTGCCAACAAGTATGGCGAGCATCCCTGCAACCTTGGCGCGGTCCTGGCTCGGGACCTGGCCGAGGAGTGGGGCGTTCCCGCCTACATCGTGGATCCGGTGGTCACGGACGAAATGGACGACCGCGCCCGGCTCACGGGCATGCCCGGCCTTGAGCGGCGCAGCGTGTTCCACGCCCTGAACCAGCGCGGGGCCGCCCGCGTGGCCGCCGAAAGGCTTGGCGTCCGTTACGAGGATTCCTGCTTCATCGTGGCCCACATGGGAGGGGGCATGTCCATCGGCGCGCACCGCAGGGGAAGGGTCACGGACGTGACCAACGGGCTGGACGGCGAAGGGCCGTTCACCCCGGAACGCACCGGCGCATTGCCCGTGCTGCCCGTGCTGGAGCGCATGCGCGACGGCGAGAGCTTCGACGCCCTGCGCCTGACCATCCTGCGCGAGGGCGGCGTCTGGGCGCATTTGGGCACCAACAACATGATGGAGGTGGAAAAGCGCGTGCTGGAGGGCGACGAGGAATACGCCCGCGTGTTCCGGGCCATGGTCTACAATGTGGCCAAGCACATCGCCTCCATGGTTCCGGCCGCCCTGGACGGGGAAAAGGACCGGGTGGACGCCATCGTCATCACTGGCGGCATGTCTCGCTGCAAGCCCCTCATGGAAGAATTGCGCCGCCTGCTCAAGGGATTGGGCGAGATCGTGCACGTTCCCGGCAGCGTGGAGATGGGGGCCCTGGCCAAGGGCGCATTCATGGCCTTGGCTGGAGAAACGCCCGCCCAGCGCTATCTGGGCTGAGGCGCGCATTGCTTGAAATCAGGAAAGCCGCTTCCCTCGGGAGGCGGCTTTTTCAGCGTCTGGCGTTCTTGCGAATGGTGGTCAGGACCTGCTCCAGCTCCTTGAAGTCCACGGGCTTGGGCACAAAGGCGTCCATTCCCGCCTCCAGGCAGCGCTTGCGGTCCGCGGCAAAGGCATAGGCCGTCACCGCGATGATCGGGGTGTCCGTGGGGGTGGGCATTCCCTGGGTTTCGCGGATTCGCCGGGTGGTTTCAATGCCGTCCATCTCGGGCATTTCCAGGTCCATGAAGATCACGTCGTAGCGGTTTGCCCTGGCCGCCTCCAATGCCTCCACCCCGTTTTCGGCCGTGTCCACCACATTGCCGATCTTTTCCAGAAAGGCTTTGGTGGCCGCCTGGTTCACGGGATCGTCCTCCACCAGCAGGAGCCGCATGTTCCCGGCCTTTTCCCGGGCAGCTTCCGAAACATCGAGCAAGCCGGCTTCGTCCACCTTGAAGGGGATGGACACGTAGACCGTGGTGCCCTTGTCCTGTTCGCTTTTGATGGACAGGGTGCCGCCCATGAGCTCCACAAGTTTGCGCACGATGCCCAGGCCCAGGCCCGTGCCGCGCACCTTGTTAGCGAGCGGCGCGCTCCCCTGTTCAAAGGGTTCAAAAATGCGGTCCAGGGCCTCGTCCGGGATGCCCACGCCCGTGTCCTCCACCGTGATCAGGACCCGCGCCTGGGTCCTGGTGCGGAAGACGGGGGAGACATCCAGGCGGATGCTGCCGCCCGGGGTGAACTTCACGGCGTTGCCCACCAGGTTGAACAGGATCTGGTTCAGCCGGGCCCCGTCCCCGAGCAGGGATTCCGGGATGCGGCTGTCCACGGCATAGGAGAGCTGGACGCCCTGTTCCGTGGCCTGATGCGAGATCCCCCTGCAGACCGAGCCGATGATGTCGGCCAGGCGCAAGGGCTCTTCGGCCAGGGTGAGCTTGCCCGCCTCGATCTTGGAGAGGTCCAGCAGGTCGTTTATGACCGTGAGCAGGCCCCGGCAGGAGTGCAGGCCGATCTCCACGTATTCCTTCTGCTCCTCGCTGAGGTCCGTGCGCAGGGCCAGCTGGAGCATGCCCAGCACGCCGTTGAGCGGGGTGCGCACCTCGTGGCTCATGTTGGCCAGAAACTGCGACTTGGCCCGGTTGGCCTGTTCCGCGGCCTCCTTGGCCTCCTTGAGCTTGGCCTCGATCTCCTTGTAGGCGGAGATGTCCTGGAGCGAGCCCAGCACCACGGCGGGCCGTCCGTTCTCGAAACGGCTCTGGCCCGTTATGCGGACCCACTTTTCCGCATTGGCCCGGGTGCGGATGCGCACCTCCAGGGTCTGTGGGGCCGGATCCGACAGGATTTTGTGCAGGGCGGCCTGCGCCTTGCGCCTGTCCCTGGACGACACGCACATGGAAAAAAACGTCTCGGCGTCGGTCAGGCCTTCTGTCGGGGGGATGTCCAGGATTCGGTCCAGTTCCCCGGTGCTGGTCACGGACCGGGTTTCCGGGTCCATGGTCCAGCCTCCGATGGTGGCCAGCCGCTGCATCTGGGAAACCATGTCCTGGGAGGTGCGGAACTGGTCGGTGATGAGCTTGCGTTCCTCTTCCAGGGAAACGGCCTTGGCCAGGGTGGAGATGAGGTCCACCTCGTCCTCGCTGAAGTCGCGGGGCTCCAGGCCCACGATGCACAGGGCGCCGATGGCCCGGTCCCGGAGCCGGACCGGATAGCCCAGGTAGGAGCGCAGCCCGTACCTGGCCACATTGGGGTCGGTCTGGGCGTAATGGGTGTCCTGGATGTCGGGGATGACCACGGGCTTGTCCTGGCCCTTGATGGTGGCCTCGAAGCAGATGTGCCCCTCGGGTTCGTCCCGTTCGGGCAGGTCGTCGGGTGCGTTGGCCGCGGACCAGGTGCACAGGGACCGGTCCTCGTGATCCAGGCGGTTGAACAGGGCGCAGGCGCCATGCAGGAGGGCCGCGGTGGCTCCGACGATCAGGGCGATGTTGGTGTCGGGGTCGCTTCCGAGCCGGCTGTACAGCCGGTTGAGGCCCGCCAGCGGGGAAGGGGAACGGTGTTGGCTCATGGGACTATTCCTCAATAATAACGGCCTACAGCTCTACGCGAAAATCGGTGCATGTCAAAGAATGTTAGCGAGATTATAATTCCCCCCGGTATGGGACGGGATGCTGGCCTTAGGGCGGTGCTGTGTGTATAGTTGCCTACATTCTTGTCTATTCTGGATGAAACTGCTGTTTGATTGTTCACATTTACCACGTTGTTACGTATAGTTTTGAACTATGGGAGGGAGTTTGCATCGGATGCGGCCGCTGACGCGGCGCGCATGAAAACGAGAGGTTCGGGTATTCGAGTTGTTTTTCAGCCCTGCGGGGCGAATGAGGGTTGCTGATGTCATTGTTTTCGAGTTCCATATCTTTGCGAAAAGGGGTCGCGATCACGGACGAGGAATTTGTCCAGCTTCGGGACTTCATTTATGAGAAGAGCGGGATATTTGTCGACGAGAAGCGCAAATACCTGTTTGAAAGCCGTTTTCGCAAGAGGTTGCAGGAGTTGAGCCTGTCCAGCTTTGGCGACTACCTCAAGTTTCTGAAGTTCGATTCCAACCGCAAGGAAGAGTTGGTCAAGCTCTTTGAGCTCATCACGACCAACGAGACAAGTTTCTATCGCGATACAAAGCAGCTGGACGCTTTCTACGACAACGTTCTCAAGGAAGTCGTGGAAAACGTCCGCAAGCAGGGCAAGAGCGAGCTGCACATCTGGTCTGCCGGGTGCTCCTCCGGGGAGGAACCCTACACACTGTCCATCCTGCTGCATGAGATGCTCGGTCTCGAGGCCGCTCGGTGGAAGATCCGCATTTCCGCCAACGACCTGTCCATGGCCATGATCAAGAAGGCCCGCGAAGGCCTGTACAATGAATACGCCATGAAGACCACGCCCGAGCGCATCCAGTTGAAATATTTCACCAAGGAAAACGGAGGCTGGCGCATCAAGCCCGAAGTCGCCAAGATCGTGGACTTCAGGCTGCTCAACCTCAACGACACCTTGGCCGTCAAGCGCATACCAAGGTCCCACATCGTGTTCTGCCGCAACGTGATCATCTATTTCGACCAGGACATGAAGAAGAAGGTCATCAATTCGTATTACGACAATCTCTTGGACGGTGGCTACCTCATGCTCGGCCATTCCGAGTCGCTGCACAAGATCACCAAGGCATTCAAGCCGGTATTCTATCCCGGAACCATTGCCTACAAGAAAGAGTAGGAGCGGGGAAACGTGACGAAACTGCGCATTGAAGAGCTCAAGACCGGCATGGTCCTATCCTGCGACTTGAAGACCGCGGACGGCCGGCTGTTGCTGCCGGGTGGTGTGGAACTGGAGGAAAAGCATCTTCAGCTCCTGGATCGCATGGGCATCGAAGAGGTCGAGGTGGATCCGGGCCAGGCCGAACTGGATGAGGAGAGCCTGCTTGCGGTTGAGGACTATGTCCGGGACTACTTCCTGTATTCGAATCCGGACCATCCCGCAGTGCTGGAACTGTTCCGCATCGCCCTGGAACGCACCGCAGCCAGGGTGGCCGGAGGCTGGCAGCTACCGTCCGTGGAGATGCGGCGGGCACAGGCCGTGGAACACCTGGAGGACATCTTTCTCAAGGACATGGGCGGCCCCGAGGAGATCGCCAAGCACGAAAC of Salidesulfovibrio onnuriiensis contains these proteins:
- a CDS encoding SPOR domain-containing protein, which encodes MAGTEKKYSVRMPKIPGEQKTWTFTVTMPGMITAVGSALVALTLFFILGLLVGRGYRPEQNVPPLAQIMPKQEHGALVTNATEPVKVLTAQDLTYPETLTQQPAERPRQEEPQAVTPAQQVKPPKPVPAQAPKEAAKVAAPKTGEKIYDYVYQAASFRKEDMAADLRAKLAGAGLNTAIQTAETSKGTWYRVVVNHRGTPDSTNGMKAVLNRFGIGKPLMKKKTLVGNAQ
- a CDS encoding PAS domain S-box protein, which produces MHLKTRPLIRLAPLFAALFVLAALIPAPSQAARGKNAKQRVLLFCSYHQTLPWQQEVLEGITDVFRPQETGIKLMVENMDTKRVAFTESYKLQLLDVYSHKYESENLDLILASDNNAYEFMRAYHDELFPGVPVVFCGVNFFRPEQLEGFPLFTGVAEIIDARGTLDLALTLHPKTREIFIVNDHTPSGEAWAETIRRQLDGYAPGVRITYSPDVPMHELLKMVKKLPEHSIVLMGVYFRDSQGNFFDDGVVSEMLSKRSHSPVYGLAQSQLSHGIVGGKLISGYDQGQSMAQLALLVLSGHKPDSIPVNTVGETRTMFDYNQLRRFGISLASLPPDSIISNRPRSFYSEHKHLVIGGVALGAVQMLIIIALVINTARRHQAEASLRKAHSSLESRVNERTAELQESESVLRTVFDSAHDAIILHREDGTILDVNERMLTMFAVTREQALNLSIIRDMSSPTNPVHRLPKVWTRVVNGEPHFFEWKVRRPFDGVEFDVEIYMNRITYKKQDAILANVRDISVRKESENELRQTLDKLEAILENSLVGIAMTRGRHFSAINRRGAETFGYEPEEFIGMDPGRILPGQGLEDFIAKAKDTLAMSREYNTEQVFTTKDGSEVWCKMYAKAVDPNDLDKGIIWAWDDITDRKMFMTQLEEAREAAETANRAKSEFLAAMSHEIRTPMNAIVGMTDITLQTELTEDQRDYLRTVKDSAEHLLSIINDILDLTKIEARKLELDRTDFDLAQHLGSTIKGLEVQAVQKGLSLELEIGADVPACVKGDPVCLRQILVNLVGNAIKFTHKGGIKVRVLPAPARENTHDRPLGAVFEVEDTGIGIPKEFMETIFQSFSQTTREYGGTGLGLAICKNLIALMGGEITLESTVGKGSTFRFDAWFEPGICPMPKETPLSLPLDNSPKALQVLLAEDNEVNVMVATLRLSEMGHEYDVARSGKEVIEKLAQKNFDLVLMDVEMPLMDGIEATRIIRSADPDSGIRNPNIPIIAMTAHALKEFRNKCLEVGMNAYVSKPVDFNELSGIIKRLVQTGPSHDKARGKTTRSKPAKAAAPKTPVSAPLLNEGSSWDREAVRENTGLDESMFEGMMDTARNLVLHHLESIRRSISANDREAAREGARTISNICLVIGAEKCREAATTMLAALRIAPLEETGPQLESLDKTFQEFCDESEG
- the hcp gene encoding hydroxylamine reductase, which produces MYCYQCEQTAKGQACTKIGVCGKQPEVAALQDLLVYALQGLSLVAVEARRAGVNDEAANVFTAKAMFSTLTNVNFDPERFLPLLRDCVTYREDLKAALAAKGVTPAWNEAAGFVPAPDLAGLVAQGQAHGIEKDPEPNADIKSLKQTVIYGIKGVAAYLDHAEILGQSDDSVYASIQELLADTLRLDLDLGAWVQRALDCGNANIRAMELLDAGNTGAYGHPEPTRVPLGARAGKAILISGHDLRDLELLLQQTEGTGVNIYTHGEMLPCHGYPELKKYGHFHGHYGTAWQNQLKEFSEFPGAILMTTNCIQKPSGAYMDNIFTTGLVGWPGVVHLEDKDFGPVIKRARELPGFAGDTDKGSVMVGFGRNAVMNVAGTVIDAVKGGAIRHFFLVAGCDGAKPGRNYYTEFVEKVPEDCVVLTLACGKFRFFDKQLGDIGGIPRLLDVGQCNDAYSAVKIALALAEAFECGVNDLPLSLVLSWYEQKAVAILLSLLALGVKDIRLGPSLPAFLTPNVLNHLVEHYDIKPITTPDEDLKTILG